A window of Marinobacter salarius contains these coding sequences:
- a CDS encoding ABC transporter substrate-binding protein: MKKSNQRPVGRKMLLGTVTSVAMASVGVMGMAATASAEDTFKVGFVTFLSGGASGPFGVPAAQGAEIVIKAINEGSLPAPYNTKGVNGLTLESVVVDEAGGPTKQVEEYRNLVQRQDVDAVIGYISSGDCLAIGPVAEEMKMFTIAFDCGTSRLFQELEDPQYMFRTGLDAVADNVGAARYLAETRPDAVRIAGIQQNYAWGQDSWQDFTLAMEQLMPEANIVNNQTPQIFQGSYSTEISALQTQRPDIVHSSMWGGDMESFTAQANARGLLEQATAILTTGESGLHRFDGQAPNGTILGGRGPFGGFMPENDLSEWFAKTYEAEHGTPPSYPASKAAQALLALKFAADNSGVDGVPSPEQLAQALKGAEFDSVSGTVRMALAGGHQALQPMLYGEYRYENGKAELRNVRSYPGECVSAPDGYNAQQWIKEGFPGADCN; this comes from the coding sequence ATGAAAAAGTCCAATCAACGTCCCGTCGGGCGAAAGATGCTTCTGGGCACGGTTACCTCCGTGGCCATGGCCTCGGTTGGTGTGATGGGTATGGCGGCTACCGCCAGTGCCGAGGATACCTTCAAGGTCGGGTTTGTGACCTTCCTGTCTGGTGGTGCCTCGGGGCCGTTCGGGGTCCCTGCCGCCCAGGGTGCGGAGATCGTCATCAAGGCCATCAATGAAGGCAGCCTGCCAGCCCCCTATAACACAAAGGGCGTCAATGGCCTGACGCTGGAGTCCGTGGTTGTCGATGAGGCCGGTGGCCCGACCAAGCAGGTTGAAGAGTATCGGAACCTGGTTCAGCGCCAGGACGTCGACGCGGTGATCGGTTACATCTCGTCGGGCGACTGTCTGGCGATTGGCCCGGTGGCCGAAGAAATGAAGATGTTCACCATCGCCTTCGACTGCGGCACCTCACGCCTGTTCCAGGAGTTGGAGGATCCTCAGTACATGTTCCGTACCGGCCTTGACGCAGTTGCGGATAACGTGGGGGCTGCCCGTTACCTGGCCGAAACGCGTCCGGATGCCGTGCGCATTGCCGGTATTCAGCAGAACTACGCCTGGGGCCAGGATTCATGGCAGGATTTCACCCTGGCCATGGAGCAGCTGATGCCGGAAGCCAACATCGTGAATAATCAGACGCCGCAGATCTTTCAGGGCAGTTACAGCACCGAGATTTCAGCGCTTCAGACCCAGCGTCCGGATATTGTCCACTCCTCCATGTGGGGCGGGGATATGGAGTCCTTCACTGCTCAGGCGAATGCTCGCGGTCTGCTGGAGCAAGCAACGGCAATTCTGACTACCGGGGAATCCGGCCTGCATCGTTTTGACGGACAGGCACCCAATGGCACGATTCTGGGTGGTCGCGGTCCTTTCGGTGGTTTTATGCCGGAAAACGACCTCAGTGAATGGTTCGCCAAAACCTATGAAGCTGAGCACGGCACCCCACCAAGCTACCCTGCATCCAAGGCAGCCCAGGCCCTCCTGGCGTTGAAATTCGCCGCCGATAATTCCGGCGTTGACGGTGTCCCCAGTCCGGAACAGCTGGCACAGGCGCTGAAAGGTGCTGAGTTTGATTCCGTGAGTGGTACTGTTCGCATGGCCCTGGCCGGTGGTCATCAGGCCTTACAGCCCATGCTTTATGGTGAATACCGTTACGAAAATGGCAAGGCTGAACTGCGCAATGTCCGGTCCTATCCGGGCGAGTGTGTGTCTGCACCGGATGGGTACAACGCCCAGCAATGGATTAAGGAAGGCTTCCCGGGAGCCGACTGTAACTGA
- a CDS encoding branched-chain amino acid ABC transporter permease has protein sequence MLTVWAILIDGFIYASWLFLVAAGLTVIYGVMRILNMAHGSLYALGAYASASALGWYYAGGGDQLILAFAIIAVSAVLIGALTGLAIERGLLRLMYGRDEILMLIVTFAVLLILEDVMKLIWGTTPYFVYQPYAAMGRINIDVLTVSGYDLMVLAVSVVIGVGLWFWLERTKVGKVLRSIIHDREVSEAMGVNVRRMFTITFMIGATLGAIAGGITAPIISVVPGIGIEVIVLAFAVVVTGGLGSITGAAVGAVIVGLARATSIHTMPELELFIIYAVMATVLIFRPHGLFGQVTARKI, from the coding sequence ATGTTAACGGTCTGGGCGATATTGATTGACGGTTTCATCTACGCGTCTTGGTTGTTTCTGGTAGCTGCAGGCCTGACGGTCATATATGGCGTCATGAGAATTCTGAACATGGCTCACGGTAGCCTTTATGCCCTTGGTGCCTATGCCTCCGCGTCTGCGTTGGGCTGGTATTACGCCGGCGGTGGGGACCAGTTGATCCTGGCCTTTGCCATCATCGCGGTTTCTGCGGTACTGATCGGGGCGCTGACCGGGCTGGCGATTGAACGAGGTCTGTTGAGGCTGATGTATGGCCGCGATGAGATCCTGATGCTGATTGTTACCTTCGCCGTCCTGCTGATTCTTGAAGACGTCATGAAGTTGATCTGGGGAACAACGCCCTATTTTGTTTACCAACCATACGCGGCCATGGGCCGTATCAACATTGATGTACTGACCGTGTCAGGTTATGACCTGATGGTACTGGCGGTATCCGTGGTGATTGGCGTGGGGTTGTGGTTCTGGTTGGAGCGCACGAAGGTCGGCAAGGTCCTGCGTTCTATAATCCACGACCGGGAAGTGTCCGAAGCCATGGGCGTTAACGTACGCCGCATGTTCACCATCACCTTCATGATCGGGGCGACTCTGGGCGCCATCGCCGGTGGCATTACGGCTCCGATCATCTCCGTGGTACCTGGGATCGGGATCGAGGTGATTGTTCTGGCCTTTGCGGTTGTGGTGACCGGCGGCCTGGGCAGCATTACCGGCGCAGCGGTGGGCGCTGTCATTGTCGGCCTGGCGCGGGCGACATCGATTCACACCATGCCTGAGCTGGAGCTGTTCATCATATACGCGGTGATGGCGACAGTGTTGATCTTCCGACCCCATGGCCTGTTTGGTCAGGTGACTGCGAGGAAAATCTGA
- a CDS encoding branched-chain amino acid ABC transporter permease encodes MTLERTEISLIGAAVAIALLSLVVPNWLVFTSTLAISTALVVMGVVMLMRAGLVSFGQGLFYCLGGYSVGLGGRYLGLTDALLMVVLGIAVTVGVAMILGLLVTRYREIFFAMLSLAFSMILYGILVKSHGLGSTDGFGVVDWTILGFTPGSGDSSARTALLLAIGLALAIALFLNRYFRSSLGLACEAIRENEVRVEYMGVSRKQVLYINYVIAAAVGSVGGSMTALAAGHVDPTMAYWTISGEFVFIALLGGTGHVAAPFIAALIFTLVRTYAIELAPNAWQMILGIVLLMIILFLPKGIWSLFSSKKGVAS; translated from the coding sequence ATGACGTTGGAAAGAACCGAAATCTCCCTGATTGGAGCCGCTGTCGCCATTGCCCTGTTGTCGCTGGTGGTGCCGAATTGGCTTGTGTTCACTAGTACTCTGGCCATTTCAACCGCCCTGGTGGTTATGGGTGTTGTCATGCTTATGCGAGCGGGGCTGGTGTCGTTTGGTCAGGGGTTGTTTTATTGCCTTGGCGGTTACTCCGTTGGCCTGGGTGGTCGTTACCTGGGTCTGACGGATGCCTTGCTGATGGTTGTCCTGGGCATCGCGGTGACGGTTGGCGTCGCCATGATTCTCGGGCTGCTTGTCACGCGCTATCGGGAAATATTCTTCGCTATGCTGTCCCTGGCCTTTTCGATGATTCTTTACGGGATTCTGGTGAAAAGTCACGGACTGGGAAGCACGGACGGTTTCGGCGTGGTGGACTGGACCATTCTTGGCTTCACGCCTGGCTCGGGTGACAGCAGTGCCAGGACCGCCTTGCTGCTGGCGATTGGGCTGGCGCTGGCGATTGCGTTGTTCCTCAATCGTTATTTCCGGTCCAGCCTGGGTCTCGCCTGTGAGGCCATCCGGGAGAATGAAGTCCGAGTAGAGTACATGGGGGTATCGCGCAAGCAGGTGCTCTACATTAACTACGTGATTGCTGCGGCCGTCGGCTCCGTGGGCGGATCAATGACCGCATTAGCTGCGGGGCATGTGGATCCGACCATGGCCTACTGGACCATCTCCGGCGAGTTCGTGTTCATTGCCCTCCTCGGGGGCACCGGGCATGTTGCGGCTCCTTTTATCGCCGCCCTGATCTTCACGCTGGTCAGAACCTATGCCATTGAACTGGCGCCCAATGCCTGGCAAATGATTCTGGGTATCGTGCTGTTGATGATCATCCTGTTTCTGCCCAAAGGAATCTGGAGCCTGTTTTCCAGCAAGAAAGGGGTGGCTTCATGA
- a CDS encoding ABC transporter ATP-binding protein, producing MTEILKTTGLSRYFGAVTAAEDINVTITEGEIVGVIGSNGAGKTTFINMVTGYLPPSDGTIAFAGKAIKGLGPRKLMRKGLTRSFQIPQLFLELPVIDNLAVALAAADQQQFQMIRPVRTSKRLQAAEEILDQMNIAQYRDEMVTAMPQGARKLLDIAIAMLGSPRMLLLDEPTSGVSMEEKYTLMDTVMEAVRQRGLTVLFVEHDMEIVQRYVTRVLAFASGIVIKDGPVDEVLADETVQELVTGKRKKPNTVGDA from the coding sequence ATGACCGAGATTCTGAAAACCACTGGGCTGTCCCGTTATTTTGGCGCGGTGACTGCTGCTGAAGATATCAATGTAACCATTACCGAAGGTGAGATCGTCGGGGTTATTGGTTCAAACGGCGCCGGCAAGACCACCTTCATCAATATGGTGACCGGTTACCTACCTCCGTCCGACGGCACCATTGCATTTGCGGGTAAGGCCATTAAGGGGCTGGGGCCCCGCAAGTTGATGAGAAAGGGATTGACCCGGTCATTCCAGATTCCACAGCTGTTTCTGGAGCTTCCGGTTATCGACAACCTGGCCGTTGCTCTGGCGGCGGCTGACCAACAACAATTCCAGATGATCCGGCCGGTGCGCACATCGAAACGCCTACAGGCGGCTGAGGAGATTCTGGACCAGATGAACATCGCCCAATACCGCGATGAAATGGTGACTGCCATGCCCCAGGGCGCACGCAAACTGCTGGATATTGCCATTGCCATGTTAGGAAGTCCGCGAATGCTGCTGCTGGATGAGCCCACCAGCGGTGTCAGCATGGAAGAAAAATACACCCTGATGGACACCGTGATGGAGGCGGTTCGCCAACGCGGCTTGACGGTACTGTTTGTCGAACATGACATGGAAATCGTACAGCGCTACGTGACACGTGTATTGGCCTTCGCCAGCGGTATTGTGATCAAGGATGGTCCAGTAGACGAGGTGCTGGCAGATGAAACAGTCCAGGAACTGGTGACCGGCAAACGGAAGAAGCCCAATACCGTAGGAGACGCCTGA
- a CDS encoding ATP-binding cassette domain-containing protein, giving the protein MSLEIANLDVSIEGIGILHEVNLSVPQGQMAGLIGHNGAGKTTLIRAIMGLLPSTVGSIVFKGEDISKLPAHRRASLRISYMPEDRRLIPELTVSENMLMPAWTNNIKDGEERLKWVYSLMPEIADFGERKALQLSGGQQKLVALGRALIPGRELILLDEPFEGVAPVLARRLSEVIADLRAEGLTVLIAESDDSHSADMVDTTWRIERGSVSAGRKDPSASPA; this is encoded by the coding sequence ATGAGCCTTGAAATTGCCAATCTTGACGTTTCCATTGAGGGCATCGGCATCCTCCATGAGGTCAACCTGAGCGTCCCGCAGGGCCAGATGGCCGGCCTGATTGGCCATAATGGCGCCGGCAAGACCACGCTGATCCGCGCCATTATGGGCCTATTACCCTCGACAGTAGGGTCTATCGTCTTCAAGGGTGAGGACATCAGCAAACTGCCAGCCCATCGCCGCGCCAGTCTTCGCATCAGTTACATGCCGGAGGACCGGAGGCTAATACCGGAGCTGACGGTGTCCGAGAACATGCTCATGCCGGCCTGGACGAATAACATCAAGGATGGTGAGGAACGACTGAAGTGGGTGTATTCGCTGATGCCCGAAATTGCCGACTTTGGTGAACGCAAGGCACTGCAGCTGTCCGGCGGCCAGCAGAAGCTGGTGGCGTTAGGTCGGGCGTTGATTCCGGGCAGGGAACTGATTCTGTTGGATGAACCGTTCGAAGGGGTCGCACCGGTATTGGCGCGGCGTTTGTCAGAGGTCATTGCCGATCTGCGGGCCGAAGGCCTGACGGTGCTGATTGCGGAATCCGATGACAGCCATTCCGCGGATATGGTGGACACGACATGGCGCATTGAACGCGGATCCGTATCCGCCGGTCGAAAGGATCCGTCTGCATCGCCAGCTTGA
- a CDS encoding zinc-dependent alcohol dehydrogenase family protein → MKVRAAVLQAIGVGRPYQDTRPLVIEELELAPPSDNEVLIQIKAAGLCHSDLSVIDGNRPRPVPMALGHEAAGIVKAVGKGVRDLKVGDHVVAVFVPSCGHCVPCAEGRPALCEPAAKTNNVGTLVSGEHRLHRADGTPVNHHLGVSAFADHAVVSRDSLVKIDPDLPLHHAALFGCAVLTGVGAAINSADIKAGQTVAVIGLGGVGLNSVLGALVAGAGAVIAIDLDDNKLALASELGATHAFNSREEDCIDRVKALTSGGVDCAIEMAGSEKALEFAYQITRRGGTTVTGGLANPEKKVAIQQVSLVAEERTLKGSYVGSCVPVRDVARYVALFRQGKLPVDKLLSDTLTLDEINEGFERLASGKAVRQVVLFDSVVKERQSIL, encoded by the coding sequence ATGAAAGTTCGCGCAGCAGTTTTGCAAGCTATCGGGGTGGGGCGGCCATACCAGGACACTAGGCCCCTGGTGATTGAGGAACTGGAACTGGCCCCTCCCAGTGACAATGAGGTGCTGATCCAGATCAAGGCCGCTGGTCTTTGCCATTCCGATCTTTCCGTGATTGATGGTAATCGCCCCCGTCCTGTGCCCATGGCTCTCGGCCACGAAGCGGCCGGCATCGTAAAGGCGGTCGGCAAGGGTGTTCGTGACCTGAAAGTGGGCGACCATGTGGTGGCAGTGTTCGTGCCCAGTTGCGGTCACTGCGTGCCCTGTGCGGAAGGGCGCCCGGCGCTGTGTGAGCCTGCGGCGAAAACCAATAACGTCGGCACTTTGGTCAGTGGTGAGCACCGGCTGCACCGTGCCGACGGTACCCCAGTGAACCATCATCTGGGAGTGTCCGCCTTTGCCGACCACGCGGTTGTTTCCCGGGATTCGCTGGTCAAGATCGACCCGGATTTGCCCCTGCACCACGCCGCGTTGTTTGGTTGCGCTGTGCTGACGGGCGTGGGCGCTGCTATCAACTCAGCCGATATCAAGGCAGGCCAGACCGTCGCGGTGATCGGTCTTGGTGGTGTCGGCCTGAACAGTGTTTTGGGAGCCTTGGTTGCTGGTGCTGGCGCGGTGATTGCCATTGATCTGGATGACAACAAGCTGGCGCTGGCCAGTGAGCTGGGGGCAACCCACGCTTTCAACTCCCGCGAAGAAGACTGTATCGACAGGGTCAAGGCGCTCACTAGTGGCGGTGTCGACTGCGCCATTGAAATGGCCGGTTCCGAAAAGGCCCTGGAATTTGCCTACCAGATCACTCGCCGTGGCGGAACCACGGTTACCGGTGGCCTGGCTAATCCTGAAAAGAAAGTGGCTATCCAGCAGGTCAGCCTGGTGGCGGAGGAACGCACCCTCAAAGGGAGTTATGTCGGCAGCTGTGTGCCGGTGCGCGACGTTGCCCGCTATGTTGCCCTATTCCGTCAAGGCAAACTGCCGGTGGACAAATTGCTCAGTGACACTCTGACGCTGGATGAGATCAACGAAGGGTTTGAGAGGCTTGCTTCCGGCAAGGCCGTTCGGCAGGTCGTGTTGTTTGACTCCGTTGTGAAGGAGCGCCAATCAATTCTCTGA
- the purD gene encoding phosphoribosylamine--glycine ligase, producing MNILVIGSGGREHALAWKAAQSPDADRVFVAPGNAGTAGEPGLENINIDVMDLNGLADFAAANNVGLTIVGPEAPLVDGIVDLFEERGLRVFGPSAGAAQLEGSKAFTKDFLDRQNIPTAAYANFTDVDQALDYVRKQGAPIVVKADGLAAGKGVIVAMTLKEAEDAIRDMLAGNAFGDAGNRVVVEEFLDGEEASFIVMVDGEHVLPMATSQDHKRVGDGDTGPNTGGMGAYSPAPVVTQDVHKRIMDEVIYPTVRGMAAEGHPYKGFLYAGLMIDGEGVPKVIEFNCRFGDPETQPIMLRMKSDLVQLCDNAIDGKLDQCPSDWDERASVGIVLAAGGYPGSYNKGDVISGLPESETEGEKVFHAGTRLNGEQVATNGGRVLCATALGNTVTEAQKRAYEVASRISWDGAFYRKDIAYRAIARENAHKK from the coding sequence ATGAATATTCTTGTTATAGGCTCCGGCGGTCGCGAACACGCCCTCGCCTGGAAAGCCGCTCAATCACCGGACGCGGATCGGGTATTCGTTGCCCCCGGCAACGCCGGCACCGCCGGCGAGCCCGGCCTGGAAAACATCAACATCGACGTGATGGATCTCAACGGCCTGGCGGACTTTGCCGCGGCCAATAACGTGGGCCTGACCATTGTCGGCCCCGAGGCGCCGCTGGTTGATGGCATTGTAGACCTGTTCGAAGAGCGTGGTTTGCGGGTGTTCGGCCCCAGTGCCGGTGCCGCACAGCTGGAAGGCTCCAAGGCCTTCACCAAGGACTTTCTGGATCGCCAGAACATTCCCACCGCCGCCTACGCCAATTTCACCGACGTGGACCAGGCACTGGATTATGTACGCAAGCAGGGCGCACCCATCGTGGTGAAAGCCGATGGCCTGGCTGCGGGCAAAGGCGTGATTGTTGCCATGACGCTGAAGGAGGCGGAAGACGCCATCCGCGACATGCTGGCCGGTAACGCCTTTGGTGATGCAGGCAACCGCGTCGTGGTTGAGGAATTCCTGGATGGCGAAGAAGCCAGCTTTATCGTCATGGTAGATGGCGAGCACGTATTACCCATGGCGACCTCCCAGGACCATAAGCGTGTGGGCGACGGTGACACCGGTCCGAATACCGGTGGCATGGGGGCCTACTCCCCGGCTCCTGTGGTCACTCAGGATGTCCATAAGCGAATCATGGACGAAGTAATCTATCCCACCGTTCGCGGCATGGCGGCGGAAGGCCATCCCTACAAAGGTTTCCTGTACGCCGGTCTGATGATCGATGGCGAAGGCGTCCCCAAAGTCATCGAATTCAACTGCCGCTTTGGCGATCCGGAAACCCAGCCCATCATGCTGCGGATGAAATCGGATCTGGTGCAACTCTGCGATAATGCCATTGACGGCAAGCTTGACCAGTGCCCCTCAGACTGGGACGAACGCGCTTCCGTGGGCATCGTGCTGGCCGCAGGCGGCTATCCTGGCAGTTACAACAAGGGCGACGTCATATCCGGGCTACCGGAATCGGAAACCGAGGGCGAGAAGGTCTTCCACGCCGGTACCCGTTTGAACGGGGAGCAGGTGGCCACCAACGGTGGACGAGTGCTGTGCGCCACGGCCCTGGGCAATACTGTCACTGAGGCACAGAAGCGCGCCTACGAGGTGGCTTCGCGCATTTCATGGGACGGCGCCTTCTATCGCAAGGACATTGCGTATCGCGCCATTGCGCGAGAAAACGCCCATAAAAAATAA
- the fis gene encoding DNA-binding transcriptional regulator Fis encodes MTAETLAKDNLTAPANDDIHQLQTVNSSGNTVTLRDSVEVALKNYFAQLDGAPVTEVYQLVLSEVEAPLLEQVMKYTRNNQTKASTMLGLNRGTLRKKLKQYGLL; translated from the coding sequence ATGACCGCTGAGACTTTGGCTAAAGACAACCTGACAGCACCCGCCAACGATGACATTCATCAGTTGCAAACGGTGAACAGCAGCGGCAACACGGTTACCCTGCGCGACAGCGTGGAAGTTGCCCTTAAAAACTATTTTGCCCAACTTGATGGCGCCCCGGTGACTGAGGTCTACCAACTGGTGTTGTCAGAAGTAGAGGCCCCGCTGCTCGAACAGGTGATGAAGTACACCCGCAACAACCAGACCAAGGCATCGACCATGCTTGGCCTGAACCGCGGCACCCTGCGCAAGAAGCTCAAACAGTACGGTCTGCTATAA
- the dusB gene encoding tRNA dihydrouridine synthase DusB, producing MPTAKIGPYTLPNPLIVAPMAGVTDRPFRLLCRRMGAGLAVSEMVIADSKLWHTRKSQTRMNHEGEPEPRSVQIAGGDPEMLATAARLNAEFGAQIIDINMGCPAKKVCNKAAGSALMKDEALVRDILEAVVAAVDIPVTLKMRTGWDREHRNAPLIARMAEDAGIQALAIHGRTRADAYKGEAEYDTIADVKSRVSIPVFANGDISSPEQAQHVLNFTGADGLLIGRGAQGRPWIFREILHFLETGRYLAEPPVDEVEQVLSEHLDALHRFYGETMGVRIARKHVGWYLQSHDEDKQFRKRFNAIDDAMAQKDSIQQYFAGLRNGEVFAA from the coding sequence CTGCCAACGGCAAAAATCGGGCCGTATACCCTGCCCAATCCGTTGATTGTTGCACCTATGGCCGGTGTAACAGACCGTCCTTTTCGCCTGCTCTGCCGGCGAATGGGCGCTGGGCTGGCCGTATCCGAGATGGTCATTGCGGACAGCAAACTGTGGCATACGCGGAAGTCACAAACGCGCATGAACCATGAGGGTGAACCCGAGCCCCGCTCTGTACAGATCGCCGGCGGCGACCCTGAAATGCTGGCCACCGCCGCCAGGCTGAATGCCGAGTTCGGCGCCCAGATCATTGACATCAACATGGGGTGCCCGGCCAAGAAGGTGTGTAATAAGGCCGCCGGCTCAGCACTGATGAAAGATGAGGCGCTGGTGCGGGATATCCTGGAAGCGGTCGTGGCCGCCGTGGACATCCCGGTGACTCTGAAGATGCGCACGGGCTGGGACAGGGAACATCGGAATGCGCCACTGATTGCCCGCATGGCAGAAGACGCTGGCATCCAGGCCCTGGCCATTCATGGTCGTACCCGCGCCGATGCCTATAAGGGCGAGGCAGAATACGACACGATCGCCGACGTGAAGTCCCGAGTGAGTATTCCAGTATTTGCCAACGGCGACATAAGCTCGCCGGAACAGGCACAACATGTACTGAACTTCACCGGCGCTGACGGGCTGCTGATCGGCCGTGGAGCACAGGGGCGGCCCTGGATTTTCCGGGAAATCCTGCATTTCCTGGAAACCGGCAGGTACCTTGCGGAGCCGCCAGTGGATGAGGTGGAACAGGTATTGAGCGAACACCTGGACGCCCTGCACCGCTTTTACGGCGAGACCATGGGCGTGCGCATTGCCAGGAAACACGTGGGCTGGTACCTCCAGTCCCACGACGAAGACAAACAGTTCAGAAAACGCTTCAACGCCATTGACGATGCGATGGCGCAGAAAGACAGCATTCAACAGTACTTTGCAGGCTTACGAAATGGAGAGGTATTCGCAGCATGA
- a CDS encoding DUF3426 domain-containing protein produces the protein MTQSSLQTRCPKCETRFRVTDAQLSVASGKVRCGNCMAVFNAVEHQMNESPSGNASATSGPFESEKQDAPADQRFTSDDDLIFADNPEEDAAEGPYAGTRLTFSDDELSDSFRTVDERSGGTFETDSDDETHEKIDESWAEAMLSEEDDTKRKAKPAPVEPEPPEEPAEFEQPESEPPENEPFEEQAWDEPETTPREPEDLSLEPVDNADGFYVDDPRSSSFDYDAGPVTDNEPLVAGSPYSNLRREPVSVAGNGRGRVRTTLWTLIILALIGVLVAQVTWFQFDRLSSIPELRPFYEQGCEIAGCELKPLINVDAIQSRKLVVRTNPENRSQLVVDAVIINRAAFEQPFPAIALTFSNLNGDVVAQSVFTPDEYLAGDGRDLEAMPTDTPVRIVINIRDPGKDAVNYNIAFRAYQE, from the coding sequence ATGACCCAGAGCAGCCTGCAGACACGATGCCCAAAATGTGAAACCCGATTCCGGGTCACCGACGCACAGCTGAGCGTAGCCAGCGGCAAAGTGCGGTGCGGCAACTGCATGGCGGTGTTCAATGCCGTCGAACACCAAATGAATGAGAGCCCTTCAGGAAACGCCAGCGCGACGAGCGGCCCATTCGAATCGGAAAAGCAGGATGCACCGGCAGATCAGCGGTTCACATCAGATGACGACTTGATCTTTGCGGACAACCCGGAAGAAGACGCGGCCGAGGGGCCTTACGCTGGCACTCGGCTGACTTTCTCCGACGACGAACTGAGCGACAGCTTTCGCACCGTCGACGAGCGCAGCGGTGGCACGTTCGAGACAGACAGTGACGACGAAACCCACGAAAAAATCGATGAAAGCTGGGCTGAGGCAATGTTGTCCGAAGAAGACGACACCAAGCGTAAGGCCAAGCCCGCCCCTGTCGAACCCGAGCCGCCAGAAGAACCTGCGGAATTCGAACAGCCGGAATCAGAACCACCCGAGAACGAGCCATTTGAAGAACAGGCTTGGGATGAGCCCGAAACAACACCACGGGAACCCGAAGACCTGAGCCTGGAACCGGTGGACAACGCCGATGGTTTCTACGTCGATGACCCCCGATCGTCGTCCTTCGACTATGACGCCGGCCCGGTGACCGACAACGAACCTCTTGTCGCCGGCTCCCCCTACAGCAACCTGCGCAGGGAGCCAGTCTCCGTGGCAGGCAATGGCCGGGGGCGCGTGAGGACGACCCTATGGACGCTGATCATCCTCGCACTGATCGGCGTCCTGGTGGCGCAAGTCACCTGGTTCCAGTTCGACCGTCTGTCTTCCATACCGGAACTGCGCCCCTTCTATGAGCAGGGCTGCGAGATCGCCGGGTGCGAACTGAAACCGCTGATCAATGTGGATGCCATCCAGAGCCGCAAACTGGTGGTCCGGACCAACCCGGAAAACCGCAGCCAACTGGTGGTTGATGCCGTCATCATCAACCGGGCCGCTTTTGAACAGCCATTCCCCGCCATCGCCCTGACATTCTCCAACCTGAATGGTGATGTGGTCGCCCAGAGTGTGTTCACACCGGACGAGTACCTGGCGGGAGACGGCCGTGATCTTGAGGCGATGCCGACCGATACCCCGGTCAGGATCGTTATCAACATCCGCGATCCGGGAAAGGACGCCGTGAACTACAATATCGCCTTCCGCGCCTACCAGGAGTAA